In a genomic window of Stakelama saccharophila:
- the treZ gene encoding malto-oligosyltrehalose trehalohydrolase has product MRRWGPERRADGRVRFHLWAPDRSAVALKLADGGSLAMTRDEAGWFVCDAEAAPGTRYRFDLGDLQVPDPASRGQAGGVHGWSVLPAPDRYVWQHDDWQGRPWREAVIEEVHVGLAGGFAGLAEQLPGIAELGITAIELMPIAAFSGTRNWGYDGVLPYAPAEAYGTPEELKALIDRAHGLGLMVLLDVVYNHFGPDGNYLGAYASAFFNPDAHTPWGAAIDFDAEPVRRFFIDNARMWLEEYRLDGLRFDAVHAIADNGFLDAMADELREATTGRHVHLILENERNDADRLAPGRFDAQWNDDFHNTLHVLLTGEREGYYADFADRPTEKLARCLAEGFVYQGDPSANRDGARRGKPSGHLSPTAFVSFLQNHDQIGNRAFGERLTVLADPDRLRAATALLLLSPQIPLIFTGDALGSRSPFLFFTDFHDALADTVCEGRRREFAPFAAFADEQARARIPDPNAEATFAASRPKPGPDAADWRRLYRDLIAIRRRAIMPRLDGARGKAADLLGDGAVAARWHMADGAVLGLAVNLGDTPVSFPASRGETLFTLRHPGAPASFAAWLET; this is encoded by the coding sequence ATGAGACGCTGGGGGCCGGAACGCCGTGCCGACGGCCGGGTCCGCTTCCACCTGTGGGCGCCGGACCGATCGGCGGTGGCGCTGAAGCTGGCGGACGGCGGATCCCTGGCGATGACGCGCGACGAAGCGGGGTGGTTCGTCTGCGACGCGGAAGCCGCACCTGGCACACGCTACCGCTTCGATCTGGGCGACCTGCAGGTGCCCGATCCGGCCTCGCGCGGGCAGGCTGGCGGCGTCCATGGCTGGAGCGTGCTTCCCGCTCCCGACCGTTATGTCTGGCAGCATGATGACTGGCAGGGCCGCCCCTGGCGCGAGGCGGTGATCGAGGAGGTTCATGTCGGGCTTGCGGGCGGCTTTGCCGGGCTTGCAGAACAACTGCCGGGCATTGCCGAACTCGGCATCACCGCGATCGAACTGATGCCCATCGCCGCCTTCTCCGGTACGCGCAACTGGGGCTATGACGGTGTGCTGCCATATGCGCCTGCCGAAGCCTATGGCACGCCCGAGGAACTCAAGGCGCTGATCGATCGGGCCCACGGGCTGGGGCTGATGGTGCTGTTGGACGTCGTCTATAACCATTTCGGACCCGACGGGAATTATCTCGGCGCCTATGCAAGCGCGTTCTTCAATCCGGATGCGCATACGCCCTGGGGCGCGGCGATCGATTTCGATGCCGAGCCGGTGCGCCGCTTCTTCATCGACAATGCGCGGATGTGGCTGGAGGAATATCGGCTCGACGGGCTGCGCTTCGACGCCGTGCATGCGATCGCGGACAACGGCTTTCTCGATGCCATGGCGGATGAACTGCGCGAAGCGACAACGGGCAGGCACGTTCACCTGATCCTGGAGAACGAACGCAACGATGCCGACCGCCTGGCCCCCGGTCGCTTCGATGCGCAGTGGAACGACGATTTCCACAACACGCTTCATGTCCTTCTGACCGGCGAGCGCGAGGGCTATTATGCCGATTTCGCCGACCGCCCGACCGAAAAACTTGCCCGCTGTCTTGCCGAGGGCTTCGTATATCAGGGCGACCCGTCGGCGAACCGCGATGGCGCCCGCCGCGGCAAACCGAGTGGACACCTCTCCCCGACCGCCTTCGTTTCCTTCCTCCAGAACCACGACCAGATCGGCAACCGGGCATTTGGCGAGCGTCTGACGGTGCTTGCCGATCCCGACCGGCTGCGCGCGGCGACGGCGTTGCTGTTGCTGAGCCCGCAGATTCCGCTGATCTTTACCGGCGATGCGCTGGGAAGCCGCTCGCCCTTCTTGTTCTTCACCGACTTTCACGATGCGCTCGCCGATACGGTATGCGAGGGCCGGCGGCGCGAATTCGCTCCTTTTGCCGCCTTCGCCGACGAGCAAGCCCGCGCCCGCATCCCCGACCCGAATGCCGAAGCGACGTTCGCGGCCTCGCGGCCGAAACCCGGCCCGGATGCGGCGGATTGGCGCAGGCTCTATCGCGATCTCATCGCGATACGGCGGCGCGCGATCATGCCGCGGCTCGACGGGGCGCGCGGGAAGGCCGCCGACCTGCTGGGCGACGGCGCGGTGGCGGCGCGCTGGCACATGGCCGACGGGGCCGTGCTCGGGCTTGCGGTCAATCTGGGCGACACCCCCGTTTCCTTCCCGGCGTCGCGGGGTGAGACGCTGTTCACGCTGAGGCACCCCGGCGCGCCGGCGAGCTTTGCGGCATGGCTGGAGACATGA
- the malQ gene encoding 4-alpha-glucanotransferase: MSALHRLAAAVGVQIGWQDATGQPQHVSDEALRRVLTALGHPADSDAAVESSIESRLARNPPPLVAADGGRAILIPGLAGEDSAALEQEDGTVHRVPVERTAEGLRIPPIAAAGYHRLHLGERTITLAVAPDRCLGTADLAPGRRLWGPAVQVPALRAERATDFGDFATLASAARAFAGKGADAVAISPTHALFPADASRFSPYAPSSRLFHNILFGDPLLAGGPVAEAQTGDLIDWHAAMPARLAALRHAFAARDETVASAVAAYRVQRGRDLERHATFDALHAHFFAADGARGWQDWPAAYHDPDSVAVDAFARAHRAEIDFYIFAQWLADTSLGAAQSQARDAGMAVGLIADLAVGMDGGGSHAWSHRGDLLTGLSIGAPPDPLGPEGQDWGITGFAPDALRSTGFAGFIETVRAATRNTGGLRIDHVLGLRRLWVIPHGSRSVEGAYLTYPLDDLLRLIALESHRSRAIVIGEDLGTVPEGLRPKLASRGLMGMRVLWFERDDAGRYRSPRDWEPDAAAMTGTHDTPTVVGWWRGRDIDWRERLGKPAAEVAEDRRQRQDDRGQLWQAFTRAGTADGPAPAPERGVAVADAALAFVGATPATLAIVPMEDVAALVEQPNLPGTTDQHPNWRRRMPEAVDTILARPDVAARLARLDAERRT; the protein is encoded by the coding sequence ATGAGCGCGCTCCACCGCCTCGCCGCTGCCGTCGGCGTTCAGATCGGGTGGCAGGATGCGACCGGTCAGCCGCAGCATGTGTCGGACGAAGCGCTGCGCCGGGTGCTGACCGCGCTGGGGCATCCGGCGGACAGCGATGCGGCCGTCGAATCCAGCATCGAATCCCGCCTGGCGCGGAATCCACCGCCGCTGGTCGCTGCCGACGGGGGCCGGGCGATCCTCATACCGGGGCTTGCCGGAGAGGATTCGGCCGCGCTGGAACAGGAGGACGGGACCGTCCACCGGGTTCCGGTCGAACGCACGGCCGAGGGTCTTCGCATCCCGCCGATAGCCGCGGCGGGCTATCACCGCCTGCATCTGGGCGAGCGCACGATCACCCTCGCCGTCGCCCCGGATCGTTGTCTCGGAACCGCCGATCTGGCGCCGGGCAGGCGCCTCTGGGGACCGGCGGTGCAGGTGCCCGCGTTGCGCGCCGAGCGTGCGACGGATTTCGGTGACTTCGCCACCCTCGCCAGCGCCGCCCGCGCCTTTGCAGGGAAAGGTGCCGACGCGGTGGCGATCAGCCCGACCCACGCTCTTTTTCCCGCCGACGCCAGCCGCTTCAGTCCCTATGCCCCTTCAAGCCGCCTGTTCCACAACATTCTGTTCGGCGATCCCCTGCTGGCCGGCGGACCGGTCGCGGAGGCGCAGACCGGCGATCTGATCGACTGGCACGCGGCGATGCCGGCACGCCTCGCCGCCTTGCGCCACGCCTTTGCGGCACGCGACGAGACGGTTGCGAGCGCGGTCGCCGCCTATCGCGTGCAGCGCGGCCGCGATCTGGAACGCCACGCAACCTTCGATGCGCTTCATGCCCATTTCTTCGCCGCCGATGGTGCGCGCGGCTGGCAGGACTGGCCCGCCGCCTATCACGACCCCGACAGCGTTGCGGTCGACGCGTTCGCACGCGCGCATCGTGCTGAAATCGATTTCTATATCTTTGCGCAGTGGCTCGCCGATACCAGCCTCGGCGCCGCGCAGTCGCAGGCGCGCGACGCCGGCATGGCCGTCGGCCTGATCGCGGACCTTGCGGTCGGAATGGATGGCGGCGGCAGCCATGCCTGGAGCCACCGGGGCGATCTCCTGACCGGCTTGTCGATCGGCGCGCCGCCCGATCCGCTGGGCCCGGAGGGACAGGATTGGGGCATCACAGGCTTCGCTCCCGACGCGCTGCGAAGCACGGGTTTCGCCGGCTTCATCGAGACGGTCCGGGCGGCGACCCGCAATACCGGCGGGTTGCGCATCGATCATGTCCTCGGCCTGCGAAGGCTGTGGGTCATCCCGCATGGCTCCCGTTCGGTCGAGGGTGCCTATCTGACCTATCCGCTCGACGATCTGCTTCGACTGATCGCGCTGGAATCGCACCGGTCCCGCGCCATCGTGATCGGGGAGGATCTCGGCACCGTGCCGGAGGGATTGCGGCCGAAGCTGGCATCGCGCGGCCTCATGGGCATGCGGGTGCTGTGGTTCGAGCGCGACGATGCCGGGCGCTATCGTTCCCCCAGGGACTGGGAGCCCGATGCCGCGGCGATGACCGGCACGCATGACACGCCGACCGTCGTCGGCTGGTGGCGCGGGCGCGACATCGACTGGCGCGAGCGGCTCGGCAAGCCCGCGGCCGAGGTCGCAGAGGACCGGCGGCAACGGCAGGATGATCGCGGGCAATTGTGGCAGGCCTTCACCCGCGCGGGGACCGCGGACGGCCCTGCCCCCGCGCCCGAGCGGGGCGTGGCCGTCGCGGATGCAGCCCTGGCCTTCGTCGGCGCGACCCCCGCCACGCTGGCGATCGTGCCGATGGAGGATGTCGCCGCGCTCGTCGAGCAGCCCAACCTGCCCGGCACGACAGACCAGCATCCCAACTGGCGCCGCCGGATGCCCGAAGCCGTCGATACGATACTCGCCCGCCCGGATGTCGCGGCCCGGCTTGCGCGACTGGATGCGGAGCGCCGAACATGA